The following proteins are encoded in a genomic region of Periophthalmus magnuspinnatus isolate fPerMag1 chromosome 23, fPerMag1.2.pri, whole genome shotgun sequence:
- the git2b gene encoding ARF GTPase-activating protein GIT2b isoform X1, with amino-acid sequence MSKRLRSREVCADCSAPEPRWASINRGVLICDECCSIHRGLGRHSSQVRHLTHSSWPPSQLQMVQTLYGNGANSIWEHTLLDPSASVSGKRKANPQDRVHPNKTEFIKAKYQMLAYVHRMPCREDDSVTAKDLSKQLHSSVRTGNLETCLRLLSLGAQANFFHPEKGNTPLHIAAKAGQVLQAELLSVYGADPGALDSCGKTPIDYARQAGHHELAERLVEIQYELTDRLTFYLCGRRPDHRNGTHFIIPQMADSLDLSEFAKAAKKKLQSLSNHQFEELAMDVYDEVDRRETDAVWLATQNHSTLVTDTTVVPFLPVNPEYSSTRNQGRQKLARFSAHEFATLVIDILTDAKHRQWGNTCESPKDNVELILQGINSRHNSESQDNDYDSVASDEDPVQEATCSDSCNDGRTKSSESSDLSDGPITVQEFMEVKSALTASEAKIQQLLKVNCHLSEELRVMQSKLNSLQTENTTLKWQAPSGPQPPQGPFGRQPLRGGRALSMYETGSNLRQYPHRAEPARSDDGVVLQPFQTNIGRGPLGTAASSLPTFPSSLSWSWDERSRRGCSLEAQSTVMENDYDPAPNHSELEDAGPLQATDTDPGAEEDGTLPCTEDVICKTEQITKNIQELLRAAQETKHDSFLPCSEKICLAVTEMAALFPKRPSSETVRGSLCLLTSSASRLHGECLKAAEHCPCPSDIQLVTQQVIQCAYDIAKAAKQLVTVTTKENNN; translated from the exons ATGTCCAAGAGACTGAGGAGCCGAGAAGTGTGTGCGGACTGCAGCGCCCCGG AACCTCGCTGGGCTTCGATCAACAGAGGCGTGCTCATCTGTGACGAGTGCTGCAGCATCCACCGAGGTCTGGGACGACACAGCTCCCAAGTGCGGCATCTGACTCACTCCTCATGGCCCCCCTCACAGTTACAG ATGGTGCAGACGCTGTACGGAAATGGGGCGAACTCCATCTGGGAGCACACGCTTTTGGACCCCTCCGCCTCAGTCAGTGGGAAGCGCAAAGCCAACCCTCAAGACAGAGTTCA CCCAAACAAGACCGAGTTCATCAAGGCTAAGTATCAGATGCTGGCTTATGTTCATCGGATGCCTTGTCGTGAAGATGACAGTGTCACTGCCAAAGACCTCAGCAAG CAACTCCATTCGAGTGTTCGCACTGGAAATCTAGAAACGTGCCTCAGACTCTTGTCTTTAGGAGCTCAGGCCAATTTCTTCCATCCA GAAAAAGGAAACACTCCTCTTCACATAGCAGCAAAAGCAGGACAAGTTTTACAAGCAGAACTTTTATCTGTTTATGGAGCCGACCCCGGAGCTTTGGACTCCTGCGGAAAGACACCGATTGACTATGCAAG ACAAGCCGGGCACCATGAACTCGCAGAACGACTCGTGGAAATCCAGTACGAGCTCACGGACCGCCTCACGTTTTACCTGTGCGGCAGGAggccag ATCACAGAAATGGGACACACTTCATTATTCCACAAATGGCAGACAG ccTGGATCTGTCAGAATTTGCAAAAGCTGCAAAGAAGAAACTCCAGTcg CTGAGTAATCATCAGTTTGAGGAACTCGCCATGGACGTCTACGATGAAGTGGACAGAAGAGAAACAGATGCAG TTTGGTTGGCGACACAGAACCACAGCACACTCGTCACAGACACAACAGTCGTACCGTTCCTGCCAGTTAATCCAGAATATTCTTCTACCAGAAATCAG GGTCGTCAGAAGTTGGCCCGGTTCAGTGCCCATGAGTTTGCCACACTCGTCATTGATATTTTGACAGATGCAAAACACAGACAATGGGGCAACACCTGTGAAAGTCCAAAAG ATAATGTAGAGCTGATTCTTCAGGGAATAAACAGTCGCCACAACAGTGAGAGCCAAGATAATGATTATGACAGTGTGGCGTCAGATGAAGACCCAGTGCAAGAGGCGACCTGCAGTGACAGCTGTAACGACGGACGCACTAAG AGTTCAGAGTCGTCAGACCTGTCGGATGGACCAATCACAGTCCAAGAATTTATGGAGGTGAAAAGTGCTCTCACAGCGTCagaagcaaaaatacaacagcTCCTCAAAGTCAACTGCCATTTAAGTGAAGAACTGAGGGTGATGCAAAGCAAG CTGAACTCCCTGCAGACTGAAAACACGACGCTCAAATGGCAGGCTCCCAGCGGACCTCAGCCGCCTCAGGGTCCCTTCGGTCGACAGCCGCTTCGGGGGGGCCGCGCTCTGTCCATGTACGAGACGGGCTCTAATCTACGACAGTACCCCCACCGCGCGGAGCCGGCTCGGAGCGACGATGGAGTCGTTTTACAGCCCTTCCAGACTAAT ATTGGGAGGGGTCCTTTGGGGACGGCTGCTTCCTCCCTTCCTACCTTCCCCTCTTCCCTGTCCTGGTCGTGGGATGAGAGATCTCGAAGG GGCTGCAGCCTGGAAGCACAGAGCACAGTGATGGAGAACGACTATGACCCCGCCCCAAACCACTCTGAGCTTGAAGACGCTGG TCCTCTTCAAGCCACAGACACTGATCCAGGCGCTGAGGAGGACGGCACTTTGCCCTGTACCGAGGACGTCATCTGTAAGACGGAGCAAATCACTAAGAACATACAAGAACTTCTCCGTGCTGCTCAGGAGACGAAACACGACAG CTTTCTGCCCTGTTCAGAGAAGATCTGTCTGGCTGTGACAGAGATGGCCGCCCTCTTTCCCAAG AGGCCTTCCTCAGAGACGGTCCGTGGCTCTCTGTGTCTGCTCACTTCCAGTGCcagtcgtctccatggagagtgtCTGAAGGCTGCGGAGCATTGCCCCTGTCCATCAGACATCCAGCTGGTCACTCAGCAGGTCATTCAGTGTGCCTACGACATCGCCAAAGCTGCCAAGCAACTTGTCACTGTGACaaccaaagaaaacaacaactga
- the git2b gene encoding ARF GTPase-activating protein GIT2b isoform X2, which yields MSKRLRSREVCADCSAPEPRWASINRGVLICDECCSIHRGLGRHSSQVRHLTHSSWPPSQLQMVQTLYGNGANSIWEHTLLDPSASVSGKRKANPQDRVHPNKTEFIKAKYQMLAYVHRMPCREDDSVTAKDLSKQLHSSVRTGNLETCLRLLSLGAQANFFHPEKGNTPLHIAAKAGQVLQAELLSVYGADPGALDSCGKTPIDYARQAGHHELAERLVEIQYELTDRLTFYLCGRRPDHRNGTHFIIPQMADSLDLSEFAKAAKKKLQSLSNHQFEELAMDVYDEVDRRETDAVWLATQNHSTLVTDTTVVPFLPVNPEYSSTRNQGRQKLARFSAHEFATLVIDILTDAKHRQWGNTCESPKDNVELILQGINSRHNSESQDNDYDSVASDEDPVQEATCSDSCNDGRTKSSESSDLSDGPITVQEFMEVKSALTASEAKIQQLLKVNCHLSEELRVMQSKLNSLQTENTTLKWQAPSGPQPPQGPFGRQPLRGGRALSMYETGSNLRQYPHRAEPARSDDGVVLQPFQTNGCSLEAQSTVMENDYDPAPNHSELEDAGPLQATDTDPGAEEDGTLPCTEDVICKTEQITKNIQELLRAAQETKHDSFLPCSEKICLAVTEMAALFPKRPSSETVRGSLCLLTSSASRLHGECLKAAEHCPCPSDIQLVTQQVIQCAYDIAKAAKQLVTVTTKENNN from the exons ATGTCCAAGAGACTGAGGAGCCGAGAAGTGTGTGCGGACTGCAGCGCCCCGG AACCTCGCTGGGCTTCGATCAACAGAGGCGTGCTCATCTGTGACGAGTGCTGCAGCATCCACCGAGGTCTGGGACGACACAGCTCCCAAGTGCGGCATCTGACTCACTCCTCATGGCCCCCCTCACAGTTACAG ATGGTGCAGACGCTGTACGGAAATGGGGCGAACTCCATCTGGGAGCACACGCTTTTGGACCCCTCCGCCTCAGTCAGTGGGAAGCGCAAAGCCAACCCTCAAGACAGAGTTCA CCCAAACAAGACCGAGTTCATCAAGGCTAAGTATCAGATGCTGGCTTATGTTCATCGGATGCCTTGTCGTGAAGATGACAGTGTCACTGCCAAAGACCTCAGCAAG CAACTCCATTCGAGTGTTCGCACTGGAAATCTAGAAACGTGCCTCAGACTCTTGTCTTTAGGAGCTCAGGCCAATTTCTTCCATCCA GAAAAAGGAAACACTCCTCTTCACATAGCAGCAAAAGCAGGACAAGTTTTACAAGCAGAACTTTTATCTGTTTATGGAGCCGACCCCGGAGCTTTGGACTCCTGCGGAAAGACACCGATTGACTATGCAAG ACAAGCCGGGCACCATGAACTCGCAGAACGACTCGTGGAAATCCAGTACGAGCTCACGGACCGCCTCACGTTTTACCTGTGCGGCAGGAggccag ATCACAGAAATGGGACACACTTCATTATTCCACAAATGGCAGACAG ccTGGATCTGTCAGAATTTGCAAAAGCTGCAAAGAAGAAACTCCAGTcg CTGAGTAATCATCAGTTTGAGGAACTCGCCATGGACGTCTACGATGAAGTGGACAGAAGAGAAACAGATGCAG TTTGGTTGGCGACACAGAACCACAGCACACTCGTCACAGACACAACAGTCGTACCGTTCCTGCCAGTTAATCCAGAATATTCTTCTACCAGAAATCAG GGTCGTCAGAAGTTGGCCCGGTTCAGTGCCCATGAGTTTGCCACACTCGTCATTGATATTTTGACAGATGCAAAACACAGACAATGGGGCAACACCTGTGAAAGTCCAAAAG ATAATGTAGAGCTGATTCTTCAGGGAATAAACAGTCGCCACAACAGTGAGAGCCAAGATAATGATTATGACAGTGTGGCGTCAGATGAAGACCCAGTGCAAGAGGCGACCTGCAGTGACAGCTGTAACGACGGACGCACTAAG AGTTCAGAGTCGTCAGACCTGTCGGATGGACCAATCACAGTCCAAGAATTTATGGAGGTGAAAAGTGCTCTCACAGCGTCagaagcaaaaatacaacagcTCCTCAAAGTCAACTGCCATTTAAGTGAAGAACTGAGGGTGATGCAAAGCAAG CTGAACTCCCTGCAGACTGAAAACACGACGCTCAAATGGCAGGCTCCCAGCGGACCTCAGCCGCCTCAGGGTCCCTTCGGTCGACAGCCGCTTCGGGGGGGCCGCGCTCTGTCCATGTACGAGACGGGCTCTAATCTACGACAGTACCCCCACCGCGCGGAGCCGGCTCGGAGCGACGATGGAGTCGTTTTACAGCCCTTCCAGACTAAT GGCTGCAGCCTGGAAGCACAGAGCACAGTGATGGAGAACGACTATGACCCCGCCCCAAACCACTCTGAGCTTGAAGACGCTGG TCCTCTTCAAGCCACAGACACTGATCCAGGCGCTGAGGAGGACGGCACTTTGCCCTGTACCGAGGACGTCATCTGTAAGACGGAGCAAATCACTAAGAACATACAAGAACTTCTCCGTGCTGCTCAGGAGACGAAACACGACAG CTTTCTGCCCTGTTCAGAGAAGATCTGTCTGGCTGTGACAGAGATGGCCGCCCTCTTTCCCAAG AGGCCTTCCTCAGAGACGGTCCGTGGCTCTCTGTGTCTGCTCACTTCCAGTGCcagtcgtctccatggagagtgtCTGAAGGCTGCGGAGCATTGCCCCTGTCCATCAGACATCCAGCTGGTCACTCAGCAGGTCATTCAGTGTGCCTACGACATCGCCAAAGCTGCCAAGCAACTTGTCACTGTGACaaccaaagaaaacaacaactga
- the sgsm1b gene encoding small G protein signaling modulator 1 has translation MGEAETRQKLLRNVKKEVKQIMEEAVTRKFVHADSSHIISFCAIVEACVLHGLKRRIAGLLCSNKVAALFMKVAKNFSPAEQLCQKVQELEQLIENNKQNISSVSNERSRQSKLGNLPPQALKHLWIRTALMEKLLDKIVLFLVENCSTYYEKEAMLMDPVDGPILASLLVGPCALEYTKVKTADHYWTDPSADELVQRHRIHSGHCRQDSPSRRPALIQKRQSSGSMDDRPLTWVREYVESLHQNSRATLLFGKNNVLVQPRDDMEAIPGYLSLHQTADLMTLKWTPNQLMNGNMGELDSERSVYWDYAMTIRLEEIVYLHCHQQVNSGGTIVLVSQDGIQKPPLHFPKGGHLLQFLTCLETGLLPHGQLDPPLWNQRGKGKVFPKLRKRSPHGSCDSVSDKEDDEATDYVFRLLFPGNQMEFMALELMDQGVTMWQPTQRKSSCSSCSQNGSSDSSLPSACNQERAPIKLLCDTMKYQIISRAFYGWLAYCRHLSTVRTHLSALIKPVIMDPDTPTNARIGLSPEVWGMFLQDSSAYEEAELHRLVYFGGVTPSLRKEVWPFLLGHYHFTMTKKNRTEIDSQMQIMYRQNMKEWQGCEAIVRQREREKHAEALARCLSGASVERGPVQRDSTISTDSSLSCSTDQHNSHSLSDSTSTAQVFESIETSEPPASSEGPDGGSTSSNKENQSSVSEAPASPQATKEAMKEATEEATKEATKEATKEATEEATKEITEEAKDKATDEATDEATEEATKEVTEQAMKEATEEAKDKVTDEATEEATKEVTKDVTEEATEQAKDKATGEDKDQAKDQATEEAKDKATDEDKDEPLPSVADAEPTEKAEETSQSTSHEAEDSLETSGTKQQSTSEENGSSGEEKVTTNNASVDLKAVDTNMNLRPTTETTDVLKLQTEIHNEYFQAPPLGQTLARKFKSFTAEPSPDKDRLTSSVHVSPQTSPIETSEKTELTPSAPDSENMKEKTVEISSDKLGSNSPVRQVLNALQSASRGSLSLSRQSPDTADSDDSPSALEMEDIPVGITCVTSEDPRGRPLTALAAPPFRLTQRDKPASEELDPHLDTAGNTSPEGTDLGLSEEELEMEKLEMENVLSEAKTVDSQGDVKCKETSEEQGYSQEQLDMYLINLHRIDKDVRRCDRTYWYFTPENLEKLRNIMCSYVWLHLDIGYVQGMCDLLAPLLVILDDEVMAFSCFTELMKRMNQNFPHGGAMDTHFANMRSLIQILDSELFELMQQNGDYTHFYFCYRWFLLDFKREMVYDDVFSVWETIWAALHTSSEHFVLFIALALVEMYRDIILENNMDFTDIIKFFNEMAERHDVPKVLNMARDLVHKVQRLIEKE, from the exons ATGGGAG AAGCGGAGACGCGTCAGAAATTACTGCGCAACGTGAAAAAAGAG GTGAAACAAATTATGGAGGAAGCGGTAACAAGAAAATTTGTGCATGCTGACAGCAGCCACATCATATCATTCTGTG CCATAGTGGAGGCATGTGTGCTCCACGGGCTCAAGCGCCGGATCGCTGGCCTTTTGTGCAGTAATAAAGTGGCAGCACTTTTCATGAAGGTGGCCAAGAACTTTTCACCAGCTGAACAACTTTGCCAGAAGGTCCAGGAACTGGAACAACTCATCGAAAACAA CAAACAGAACATCTCATCAGTGAGTAATGAGCGCAGTCGTCAGTCCAAACTGGGGAACCTCCCTCCACAGGCTCTGAAACACCTCTGGATCCGAACGGCACTGATGGAAAAACTCTTAGACAAAATAGTTCTGTTCTTGGTAGAAAACTGCAg TACGTATTATGAGAAGGAGGCCATGCTGATGGACCCTGTGGACGGACCCATCCTCGCTTCACTCCTGG TTGGACCATGTGCTCTGGAGTACACCAAAGTAAAGACCGCTGACCACTACTGGACCGACCCGTCTGCAGACGAGCTGGTGCAGAGACATCGTATTCACAGTGGACACTGTCGGCAGGACTCCCCCTCCAGGCGCCCGGCTCTG ATCCAGAAAAGGCAGTCCAGTGGGAGTATGGACGACCGGCCCCTCACGTGGGTCAGAGAATATGTGGAGTCACTGCATCAGAACTCCAGAGCCACTCTGCTGTTTGGCAAAAACAATGTCCTCGTGCAGCCG AGGGATGATATGGAGGCGATCCCAGGATACCTCTCTCTTCACCAAACCGCTGACCTGATGACTCTAAAATGGACGCCAAATCAACTGATGAACGGAAACATGGGAGAACTGGACTCAGAGAGAAG TGTGTACTGGGACTACGCCATGACTATACGTCTGGAGGAGATTGTGTATCTCCACTGTCATCAGCAAG TGAACAGCGGGGGCACCATTGTTTTGGTAAGCCAAGATGGGATCCAGAAACCTCCTCTGCATTTCCCCAAAGGAGGTCATTTACTCCAGTTCCTCACGTGTTTAGAGACTGGACTCCTACCTCATggacagctggaccctccccTGTGGAACCAGAGGGGAAAG GGAAAGGTTTTTCCAAAGTTACGAAAGAGGAGTCCACACGGCTCCTGTGACTCTGTTTCAGATAAAGAAGATGATGAAGCCACAGATTACGTGTTCCGTCTCCTCTTTCCTGGTAATCAAATGGAGTTCA TGGCGCTGGAGCTGATGGACCAAGGCGTGACCATGTGGCAGCCGACCCAAAGGAAGtcgtcctgctcctcctgctcacaAAACGGCTCCTCTGACAGCTCCCTCCCCAGCGCCTGTAATCAAGAGAG AGCTCCGATAAAGCTTCTGTGTGACACCATGAAGTACCAGATCATCTCTCGGGCCTTCTACGGAT GGCTGGCGTACTGCAGACACCTGTCCACCGTCAGGACGCACCTGTCGGCTCTGATCAAACCCGTCATCATGGACCCAGACACGCCCACCAACGCACGGATAGGTCTGTCTCCTGAAGTCTGGGGCATGTTCCTCCAGGACAGCTCG gCGTATGAGGAGGCAGAGCTCCATCGCCTCGTGTACTTTGGAGGAGTGACTCCGTCTCTGCGTAAAGAAGTGTGGCCTTTCCTCTTGGGACATTATCACTTCACaatgacaaagaaaaacagGACAGAG ATCGACAGTCAGATGCAGATCATGTACAGACAGAACATGAAGGAGTGGCAGGGCTGTGAGGCCATTGTGCGTCAGCGAGAGCGCGAGAAACACGCCGAGGCTCTGGCTCGATGTTTATCAGGGGCCAGTGTGGAGAGGGGCCCCGTGCAGAGGGACTCCACCATCAGCACAgat TCGTCTCTCAGCTGCAGCACAGATCAACACAACTCACACTCTCTGAGTGACTCCACCAGCACCGCACAG GTTTTTGAGTCGATTGAAACATCGGAGCCTCCAGCCTCGAGTGAAGGACCAGACGGAGGCTCCACTTCCtcaaacaaagaaaaccaaAGCAGCGTCTCAGAAGCTCCAGCGTCTCCACAGGCCACGAAGGAGGCCATGAAGGAGGCCACGGAGGAGGCCACGAAGGAGGCCACGAAGGAGGCCACGAAGGAGGCCACGGAGGAGGCCACGAAGGAGATCACGGAGGAGGCCAAAGACAAGGCCACAGACGAGGCCACAGACGAGGCCACGGAGGAGGCCACGAAGGAGGTCACGGAGCAGGCCATGAAGGAGGCCACGGAGGAGGCTAAAGACAAAGTCACAGACGAGGCCACGGAGGAGGCCACGAAGGAGGTCACGAAGGATGTCACGGAGGAGGCCACGGAGCAGGCCAAAGACAAGGCCACAGGCGAGGACAAAGACCAAGCCAAAGACCAGGCCACGGAGGAGGCCAAAGACAAGGCCACAGATGAGGACAAAGACGAGCCGCTGCCTTCAGTCGCTGACGCTGAACCGACAGAAAAAGCAGAAGAAACAAGTCAAAGCACAAGCCACGAGGCAGAGGACAGTTTGGAAACAAGTGGCACCAAACAACAGTCGACGTCTGAAGAGAACGGAAGCTCTGGAGAAGAGAAAGTAACGACCAACAACGCCTCAGTCGATTTAAAAGCTGTAGATACAAATATGAACTTAAGGCCTACTACAGAAACCACCGATGTTCTCAAGTTACAAACAGAGATCCATAATGAATACTTCCAAGCGCCTCCACTCGGTCAAACCTTGGCCAGAAAATTCAAATCTTTCACTGCTGAACCTTCACCTGATAAAGACCGTCTCACATCCAGTGTCCACGTTTCCCCACAGACGTCACCGATCGAAACTTCTGAAAAGACAGAGCTCACAccatcagctccagactcagaaaACATGAAAGAGAAAACAGTTGAAATATCCTCTGACAAACTCGGCTCAAATTCACCCGTTCGACAAGTCCTCAACGCTCTGCAGTCAGCGTCCAGAGGGAGCCTGTCTCTGTCCAGACAGTCTCCAGACACGGCCGACTCCGACGACTCGCCCTCGGCTCTGGAGATGGAGGACATCCCGGTTGGAATCACGTGTGTGACTTCAGAAGATCCCAGAGGCAGACCCCTGACGGCTCTGgcagctcctcctttcagactcACTCAGAGGGACAAACCTGCGTCAGAAGAACTGGACCCACATCTGGACACGGCCGGGAACACCAGCCCTGAAGGAACTGACCTGGGACTGTccgaggaggagctggagatggAGAAGCTGGAGATGGAGAACGTGCTCTCTGAAGCCAAGACTGTGGACTCACAGGGAGACGTCAAGTGCAAAGAGACGTCTGAAGAACAAGGCTATTCG CAGGAACAACTGGACATGTACCTGATTAATTTACATCGTATCGACAAAGACGTGCGACGCTGCGACAGAACGTACTGGTATTTCACCCCAGAAAACCTCGAGAAGCTGCGAAACATCATGTGCAG TTACGTCTGGCTGCATCTGGACATCGGTTACGTCCAGGGCATGTGTGACCTGCTCGCGCCTCTTCTCGTGATTCTAGACGATG aggTTATGGCGTTTAGTTGTTTCACTGAGTTGATGAAAAGGATGAACCAGAACTTTCCTCACGGTGGCGCCATGGACACACACTTCGCCAACATGCGTTCTCTCATCCAG ATCCTGGACTCGGAGCTGTTTGAACTGATGCAGCAGAACGGAGACTACACCCACTTCTACTTCTGCTATCGCTGGTTTCTGCTCGACTTTAAACGAG aAATGGTGTACGACGACGTGTTCTCCGTGTGGGAAACGATCTGGGCGGCTCTGCACACGTCCTCTGAGCATTTCGTCCTGTTCATCGCTCTGGCGCTCGTGGAGATGTACAGAGACATCATCCTGGAGAACAACATGGACTTCACAGACATCATCAAGTTCTTCAACG AAATGGCAGAGCGACACGACGTCCCCAAAGTCCTGAACATGGCTCGTGACTTGGTGCACAAGGTTCAGAGGCTCATAGAAAAAGAGTGA
- the srsf9 gene encoding serine/arginine-rich splicing factor 9 has translation MSNGRIYVGNLPLDVQRRDLEDLFTKYGKIRLIELKNYSGSTPFAFIQYEDPRDAADAVSGRNGFGFGDVKLRVEYPRESTNQYVPSGGGRGGGFAPRGGGGGFTPRGGGFGGGGFSPRGGGFAPRGRGGPPSRRSEFRVIVTGLPPTGSWQDLKDHMREAGDVCYTNVQRSGEGVVEFVHRDDMEYAVRRLDRSEFRSHQGETSFIRVYEDRVMPSWDRARSRSRSRGRYSPEYYSRGSPPPRYSPPPRGAMSRRSPPFRRYQPQYSPPPRHYR, from the exons ATGTCAAATGGACGGATTTATGTTGGTAACCTTCCCCTGGACGTCCAGCGGAGAGACCTGGAGGATCTCTTCACTAAATATGGAAAAATCCGCCTCATTGAATTGAAGAATTACAGTGGCTCAACTCCTTTTGCCTTCATTCAGTATGAAGACCCACG GGATGCAGCTGATGCAGTCTCTGGAAGGAATGGATTTGGATTTGGAGACGTCAAACTGCGAGTGGAATATCCACGAGAATCTACGAACCAGTATGTGCCATCCGGAGGCGGTAGAGGGGGGGGGTTTGCaccaagaggaggaggaggaggatttactccaagaggaggaggatttggaggaggaggattttctccaagaggaggaggatttgCTCCAAGAGGAAGAGGTGGACCTCCATCCAGAAGATCGGAATTCCGAGTGATAGTCACTG GCTTGCCACCAACCGGCAGCTGGCAGGACCTGAAGGACCACATGCGCGAGGCTGGAGATGTTTGTTACACAAACGTGCAGCGCTCTGGAGAAGGTGTGGTGGAGTTTGTCCACAGAGACGATATGGAGTACGCTGTGCGCAGACTCGATCGCTCAGAATTTCGCTCACATCAG GGTGAGACGTCTTTTATTCGTGTTTATGAGGACAGAGTGATGCCCAGCTGGGACAGAGCGAGGTCCCGGTCCAGATCCAGGGGGCGTTATTCCCCTGAATATTACAGCCGGGGATCCCCCCCTCCACGTTACTCGCCCCCTCCTCGCGGTGCTATGTCTCGCCGTAGTCCGCCATTCAGACGATATCAGCCACAGTACAGCCCGCCGCCACGACATTATCGATGA